A window of the Fibrobacter sp. UWT2 genome harbors these coding sequences:
- a CDS encoding toxin-antitoxin system YwqK family antitoxin, with amino-acid sequence MKKFRLLMFLAVCAPFWGCTVERAQEQVLAEHANGAKKTSIWVYPDGEILKRNEWYTDGIKELEIPYKDGVPHGDFKRWTGFGDVALLGHYKKGLKDGKWTSLFSDKKIEAYRYYENDHPIGDWEGWHYNREKSFEEHYNDDGLAVGVWKKWFDNGALEQEGNCHAKWDPKREIVSAETQGIAYLKRFSKDCRLLEEFTCKNGKLEGPFALYYESYGETVDSANCGSGRVRVSGVLGKGATGKDSALIGAVTYYRADGTPMKQEYWRADGKRDSVWRWFDEQGNVVRECDLKDSGVVYGVCDGDMSKFCAETSYVGEIKGILDSSNLAQSADFKQSIGKFPATVRYFKPGRSLLYEEFWKDGQIAESRSFFPDSLGGGLASEGFWKNGKREGILRNWYKSGVLRDSLTFVNGERVGEQFSYDSTGKLTIHKTEAGKNRPVIMHLLGQ; translated from the coding sequence ATGAAAAAATTCCGATTGTTGATGTTTTTGGCGGTTTGTGCGCCCTTTTGGGGGTGTACCGTGGAGCGAGCCCAAGAGCAGGTGCTTGCGGAACATGCGAATGGCGCCAAAAAGACCTCCATATGGGTGTACCCCGATGGTGAAATTCTCAAGAGAAACGAATGGTACACCGACGGCATCAAGGAATTGGAAATCCCTTACAAAGACGGCGTGCCTCATGGCGATTTCAAGCGTTGGACGGGCTTTGGCGATGTAGCCTTGCTTGGCCATTACAAAAAAGGACTTAAAGATGGCAAGTGGACGTCGCTTTTTAGCGATAAAAAGATAGAGGCGTACCGCTACTATGAAAATGACCACCCCATAGGCGACTGGGAAGGTTGGCATTACAATCGGGAAAAATCTTTCGAAGAACACTACAATGACGACGGCTTGGCGGTAGGAGTTTGGAAAAAGTGGTTTGATAACGGGGCGCTGGAACAGGAAGGAAACTGCCATGCCAAATGGGACCCGAAGCGCGAAATCGTTTCTGCCGAAACCCAGGGTATTGCATACTTGAAACGCTTTTCGAAGGATTGTCGCTTGCTGGAGGAATTTACCTGCAAGAACGGAAAGCTGGAGGGACCTTTCGCCTTGTATTACGAAAGCTATGGCGAAACGGTGGATTCGGCAAACTGCGGATCCGGCCGCGTGCGCGTGAGTGGCGTACTGGGCAAGGGGGCTACAGGCAAGGATAGTGCACTGATTGGGGCGGTGACTTATTACAGGGCCGACGGAACCCCTATGAAACAGGAATATTGGAGGGCGGACGGAAAGCGAGACTCCGTGTGGCGGTGGTTCGATGAACAGGGAAATGTGGTTCGGGAATGTGACTTGAAGGACTCTGGCGTGGTCTATGGCGTTTGCGATGGTGACATGTCCAAGTTCTGCGCCGAGACTTCGTATGTGGGGGAAATCAAAGGTATACTGGACAGCTCTAATTTGGCGCAGAGTGCTGATTTTAAACAAAGTATCGGTAAGTTCCCGGCGACGGTTCGCTACTTTAAGCCGGGACGTTCCCTCTTGTACGAAGAATTTTGGAAGGACGGACAGATTGCCGAAAGTCGGAGCTTTTTCCCGGACAGTTTAGGAGGCGGGCTTGCCAGCGAAGGCTTCTGGAAAAATGGCAAGCGCGAAGGCATTCTACGTAATTGGTACAAGAGCGGCGTACTCCGCGACAGCCTTACTTTTGTTAATGGCGAACGTGTGGGGGAACAGTTCAGCTACGATAGTACCGGTAAGCTTACCATACATAAAACTGAGGCGGGTAAGAACCGCCCCGTGATTATGCATTTGCTGGGGCAATAA
- a CDS encoding pyridoxamine 5'-phosphate oxidase family protein: MRRKDREVLGDENIAKIIEQCTTCHVAMIDDAGAGMPYVIPLSFGYSLESGVLELYFHCAHIGKKLDCIRKNPNVAFSMCVENRIEIHEDVYCKSGRFYASVVGQGKAEIVEDSAEKCRGLSLLMERQAAGAPHKFEFTPEQAATVTVFKITSTNFTGKAKSE, from the coding sequence ATGAGACGCAAAGATAGAGAAGTTTTAGGCGACGAAAATATCGCAAAAATTATTGAACAGTGTACGACCTGCCATGTCGCGATGATAGACGATGCCGGTGCGGGAATGCCTTACGTGATCCCGCTTTCGTTCGGGTACAGCCTGGAGAGCGGCGTTTTGGAACTGTACTTCCACTGTGCGCACATAGGAAAGAAACTCGATTGCATTCGCAAAAATCCGAATGTCGCGTTCAGCATGTGCGTCGAGAACCGCATCGAAATTCACGAAGACGTTTATTGCAAGAGCGGGCGCTTTTACGCAAGCGTTGTCGGGCAGGGTAAAGCCGAAATCGTCGAGGACAGCGCCGAGAAATGCCGTGGGCTCTCGCTCCTGATGGAACGTCAAGCCGCAGGCGCCCCGCACAAGTTCGAATTCACGCCCGAGCAGGCCGCTACCGTGACCGTATTTAAGATTACGAGTACGAATTTCACTGGGAAAGCGAAATCAGAATAG
- a CDS encoding GNAT family N-acetyltransferase, translating into MASKLEFGLQTREELDEAGLIMARAYEDYDYVTLYFPDREKSRKGLQIFMQCVLKACYGKADLLSAHRDGKLVARATLEAPGFKKPSAFQYIIHGFWRVYLNTKWSEINGFIAMDENASKPCHDFQKSGPDIWYLSMLEVDPSAQGQGVGTQFLAYMEEYVRERGGKQLALFTNSRENLDFYSKRGYEVFHECEIEHDGKKIGSWSMKKFLN; encoded by the coding sequence ATGGCAAGTAAACTTGAATTCGGGTTACAGACTCGCGAAGAACTCGACGAAGCCGGCTTAATTATGGCAAGGGCGTACGAAGATTATGACTACGTTACGCTCTATTTCCCTGATAGGGAAAAAAGCCGAAAGGGACTGCAGATTTTTATGCAATGCGTCCTAAAAGCGTGCTATGGAAAGGCTGACTTGTTGTCGGCGCATCGTGACGGTAAGTTGGTTGCCCGAGCAACACTGGAGGCTCCCGGTTTCAAGAAACCTTCCGCGTTTCAATACATTATACACGGCTTTTGGCGTGTGTACCTTAATACGAAATGGAGCGAAATCAACGGATTTATAGCTATGGACGAAAACGCCAGCAAACCCTGCCACGATTTTCAGAAATCGGGGCCGGATATCTGGTATCTCAGCATGCTCGAAGTGGACCCGTCTGCGCAGGGGCAGGGCGTCGGCACACAGTTTCTGGCCTATATGGAAGAATACGTGCGGGAACGTGGCGGCAAGCAGTTGGCCCTATTTACCAATTCACGGGAAAATCTCGACTTTTACAGCAAACGCGGCTACGAGGTTTTTCACGAATGTGAAATTGAGCACGACGGCAAAAAAATCGGCAGTTGGAGCATGAAAAAATTTCTAAATTAA
- the pheS gene encoding phenylalanine--tRNA ligase subunit alpha yields MSEAINNVKQAFDAELAQTDLTNQEAVNNLRVKYLGKKGAVTDLMKQMGSLSAEERPAYGKLVNELKVAVSEAIDKAIETANQAALQKKLESGFVDTTLPGAGIPAGSTHPLYDVREEIIDFFSQMGFEVDFGRDIETDWYNFEALNTPPDHPSRDMQDTFYVDDKVMLRTHTSGTQIHYMETHKPPFRMIAPGHVFRVDNDATHAPMFQQCEGLVVDENISFADLKGVLQVFMNKLFGEGVKTRFRPSFFPFTEPSAEMDVSCVFCGGKGCRRCKGTGWMEIGGCGSVDPNVFKNCGIDSEKYTGFAFGFGLDRIAMLRHAIPEIGLLTSNDQRFLSQF; encoded by the coding sequence ATGAGTGAAGCTATTAACAATGTGAAGCAGGCGTTTGACGCAGAACTTGCGCAAACCGACCTTACGAACCAAGAAGCCGTCAACAACCTCCGCGTGAAGTACCTGGGCAAGAAGGGGGCCGTCACCGACCTCATGAAGCAGATGGGAAGCTTGAGCGCCGAGGAACGCCCGGCTTACGGCAAGCTCGTGAACGAACTTAAGGTCGCCGTCTCCGAGGCAATCGACAAGGCTATCGAGACCGCGAACCAGGCTGCCCTCCAGAAGAAACTGGAAAGCGGCTTTGTAGATACCACGCTCCCGGGTGCAGGCATCCCGGCGGGCTCGACGCACCCGCTTTACGACGTGCGCGAAGAGATTATCGACTTCTTTAGCCAGATGGGTTTCGAGGTGGACTTCGGTCGCGACATCGAGACGGACTGGTACAACTTCGAGGCGCTCAATACGCCTCCTGACCACCCGAGCCGCGACATGCAGGACACGTTCTACGTGGACGACAAGGTGATGCTGCGTACGCATACCTCCGGCACGCAGATCCACTACATGGAAACGCACAAGCCGCCGTTCCGCATGATTGCTCCGGGCCACGTGTTCCGTGTGGATAACGATGCGACCCACGCCCCGATGTTCCAGCAGTGCGAAGGCCTCGTGGTGGACGAAAACATCAGCTTTGCAGACCTCAAGGGCGTACTCCAGGTGTTCATGAACAAGCTGTTCGGCGAAGGCGTCAAGACCCGTTTCCGCCCGAGCTTCTTCCCGTTCACGGAGCCCAGCGCCGAAATGGACGTGAGCTGCGTGTTCTGCGGTGGCAAGGGTTGCCGTCGCTGCAAGGGAACCGGCTGGATGGAAATCGGCGGTTGCGGTTCTGTGGACCCGAACGTGTTCAAGAACTGCGGCATCGATTCCGAGAAGTACACGGGCTTTGCATTCGGCTTCGGTCTCGACCGTATCGCGATGTTGCGTCACGCGATTCCGGAAATCGGCCTCCTGACCAGCAACGACCAGAGATTCCTCTCCCAGTTCTAG
- a CDS encoding FISUMP domain-containing protein, protein MRFAQNHKITIIALALGAVGFIACSDSDSSSDANGEDNVLSIKLGETPVNGGVLLLGKGESFYELNLESNGEWRIENNSTFIDSVLPESGLGNADVKIHVKKNDSEGQRKGELRVVFPKDTSLNTVIDLRQMYSGDYEDNDASFDSLEMGAIFACSFIGLFSKEAALQCLTDAFEKSENYRVDPRDGKMYKLEKIGSQLWMAENLLYETPNSYCYDDNADNCKKYGRLYEWDAAMEACPKGWHLPSKYEWNELFYGIVNNKGKALKSTSDWLRDGNGSDDYGLNVLPAGYKDSEYRSLGDIARFWTSTDDHGYTAFLVRIEALKDDAYLNEEVKYNANSVRCLKD, encoded by the coding sequence ATGAGATTTGCACAAAACCATAAAATCACGATAATCGCACTTGCTTTGGGTGCGGTCGGTTTCATTGCCTGTTCGGATTCGGACAGTTCTAGTGACGCAAACGGTGAAGACAACGTGCTCTCTATCAAATTGGGTGAGACGCCTGTCAACGGTGGCGTGCTGTTGCTTGGCAAGGGGGAGAGCTTCTATGAACTAAATCTGGAATCCAACGGTGAGTGGCGTATCGAAAATAATTCCACTTTTATCGATTCGGTCTTGCCGGAATCGGGTTTGGGTAATGCGGATGTGAAAATCCATGTGAAAAAGAATGATTCAGAGGGGCAGCGTAAGGGGGAATTACGTGTCGTTTTTCCCAAGGACACTAGTCTGAATACAGTCATTGATTTGAGGCAGATGTATAGCGGAGATTATGAAGATAATGACGCTTCTTTTGATTCTCTTGAAATGGGTGCGATTTTCGCTTGTAGTTTTATTGGACTGTTTAGCAAGGAGGCTGCGTTACAGTGCCTGACGGATGCGTTTGAGAAGAGTGAAAATTATAGGGTTGATCCCCGTGATGGTAAAATGTATAAATTGGAAAAAATCGGCTCGCAACTTTGGATGGCAGAGAATCTTCTGTATGAAACACCGAATAGCTATTGCTATGACGACAATGCGGATAATTGTAAAAAATATGGTCGACTTTACGAATGGGATGCGGCTATGGAGGCGTGCCCCAAAGGGTGGCACTTGCCGAGTAAGTACGAATGGAATGAATTATTTTATGGAATTGTAAATAATAAGGGCAAGGCTCTCAAATCTACTTCAGACTGGCTGCGCGATGGAAACGGAAGTGATGACTACGGCCTTAACGTTTTGCCTGCAGGTTACAAGGATAGCGAGTATCGTTCCTTAGGTGATATAGCACGGTTCTGGACTTCGACAGATGATCACGGCTATACTGCGTTCTTGGTACGTATAGAAGCGCTTAAAGACGATGCCTATCTGAACGAAGAGGTAAAGTACAACGCAAACAGTGTTCGTTGTCTAAAGGATTAG